From Candidatus Methylomirabilota bacterium, one genomic window encodes:
- a CDS encoding branched-chain amino acid ABC transporter substrate-binding protein codes for MPKLRRMLLGALPLLVLALAAGPVAAQGKGTIKIASQSPLSGGQSSLGEGIKLGTQLAIEQQSKALEGMGFKVALVPFDDQAKPDVGVANSKNLVTDPEILAVIGHLNSGVAIPSSEIYRDAKLAMVSPANTNPIITERNYPTVSRVCGRDDVQGVVGAEHAKSLKVKSVFIIHDKTTYGQAVAEFFRDHAKKLGIEVVGFEGTEEKSNFDPILTGVKARRPDMLYFGGIYDQGAPLFKQAAEKGIKATFMGPDGMDSSDTAKIGGKAVVGMYYTSASAPASLYPRGKDFVKDYKAKFGKAPEPYAAESYDATVVALKAIESAAKAAGGKAPTREAVSAAVRTVKLDGITGHIELDGKGDRKKASYFVLQVGSDDPAKWGENKLIKRLGIDPPSGK; via the coding sequence ATGCCTAAACTCCGCCGCATGCTCCTCGGAGCGCTGCCGCTCCTGGTCCTCGCGCTGGCCGCCGGTCCCGTGGCCGCCCAGGGCAAGGGCACGATCAAGATCGCCAGCCAGAGCCCGCTGTCCGGCGGTCAGTCATCGCTGGGCGAGGGCATCAAGCTGGGCACTCAGCTCGCCATCGAGCAGCAGTCCAAGGCCCTCGAAGGGATGGGCTTCAAGGTTGCCCTGGTACCCTTCGACGACCAGGCCAAGCCCGATGTGGGTGTGGCCAACTCGAAGAACCTCGTCACCGATCCCGAGATCCTCGCGGTGATCGGCCACCTCAACTCCGGCGTGGCGATCCCGTCGTCCGAGATCTACCGTGACGCCAAGCTCGCCATGGTCTCGCCCGCCAACACCAATCCCATCATCACCGAGCGGAACTATCCCACGGTGAGCCGGGTGTGCGGCCGCGACGACGTGCAGGGCGTGGTGGGCGCGGAACATGCCAAGAGTCTCAAGGTGAAGTCGGTGTTCATCATCCACGACAAGACCACCTACGGGCAGGCGGTGGCGGAGTTCTTCCGCGACCACGCCAAGAAGCTCGGCATCGAGGTGGTGGGGTTCGAGGGCACCGAGGAGAAGTCGAACTTCGACCCGATCCTCACCGGCGTCAAGGCGCGCCGGCCCGACATGCTCTACTTCGGCGGCATCTACGATCAGGGCGCGCCGCTCTTCAAGCAGGCGGCGGAGAAGGGCATCAAGGCCACGTTCATGGGGCCGGACGGCATGGACTCCTCCGATACCGCCAAGATCGGCGGCAAGGCCGTGGTCGGCATGTACTACACGTCGGCCTCCGCGCCGGCCAGCCTCTATCCGCGCGGCAAGGACTTCGTGAAGGACTACAAAGCCAAGTTCGGCAAGGCCCCCGAGCCCTACGCGGCGGAGAGCTATGACGCGACGGTGGTGGCGCTCAAGGCCATCGAGAGCGCAGCCAAGGCGGCGGGCGGTAAGGCGCCTACGCGCGAGGCGGTCTCCGCGGCCGTACGCACGGTGAAGCTCGACGGCATCACCGGCCACATCGAGCTCGACGGCAAGGGCGATCGGAAGAAGGCGAGCTACTTCGTGCTGCAAGTCGGCTCGGACGACCCGGCCAAGTGGGGCGAGAACAAGCTGATCAAGCGCCTCGGGATCGACCCGCCCAGCGGCAAGTAG
- a CDS encoding CGNR zinc finger domain-containing protein — MPARTAAADPVVFHFASGCLCLDFANTKSWRPSAAPHERLHHFDDLIRWGEKAHLVGPAQAARLRASGRRGGAGAALLREARSLRETLYRTFSAVADGAHADGADAARLYAGCAGLLRGTRVRARGGALTADVPAARRPSASVERLMFWPVIWSAMRLFAAPELAHVRKCAAPDCGWLFVDATRNRSRRWCAMQVCGNRDKVRRYRRRTGR, encoded by the coding sequence ATGCCAGCCAGGACGGCGGCCGCCGACCCCGTGGTCTTCCACTTCGCCAGCGGCTGCCTCTGCCTCGATTTCGCCAACACGAAGAGCTGGCGGCCGAGCGCGGCGCCCCACGAGCGCCTGCACCACTTCGACGACCTGATCCGCTGGGGGGAAAAGGCTCACCTCGTCGGCCCCGCCCAGGCCGCCCGCCTCCGGGCCAGCGGGCGCCGGGGCGGCGCGGGGGCCGCCCTGCTCCGCGAGGCCCGGAGCCTCCGCGAGACCCTCTACCGCACGTTCTCGGCGGTGGCGGACGGCGCCCATGCCGACGGCGCCGACGCGGCCCGCCTCTATGCGGGCTGCGCCGGCCTCCTGCGGGGGACCCGGGTGCGGGCGCGCGGAGGCGCCCTGACCGCCGATGTGCCAGCCGCACGGCGGCCCTCGGCGAGCGTCGAGCGACTGATGTTCTGGCCGGTGATCTGGTCGGCGATGCGGCTCTTCGCCGCACCCGAGCTGGCCCACGTGCGGAAGTGCGCCGCGCCCGACTGCGGCTGGCTCTTCGTCGACGCCACCCGGAACCGCAGCCGCCGCTGGTGCGCGATGCAGGTGTGCGGCAATCGTGACAAGGTCCGGCGCTACCGCCGCCGGACGGGACGCTGA
- a CDS encoding DUF411 domain-containing protein, with protein sequence MVHLREHGFAVTERPEDDLAPVKRRLGVPTALESCHTALVEGYVIEGHVAADLIDRLLRERPKIAGLAVPGMPVGSPGMETPGVKPERYQVFAFDRGGRTTVFATR encoded by the coding sequence GTGGTCCACCTGCGCGAGCACGGCTTTGCGGTGACCGAGCGGCCCGAGGACGACCTCGCCCCGGTGAAGCGCCGTCTCGGGGTGCCGACGGCGCTCGAGTCCTGTCACACCGCGCTCGTCGAGGGCTACGTGATCGAGGGCCACGTGGCCGCCGACCTGATCGACCGCCTCCTGCGCGAGCGGCCGAAGATCGCCGGCCTCGCCGTGCCCGGCATGCCGGTGGGCTCGCCCGGCATGGAAACGCCCGGCGTCAAACCCGAGCGGTATCAGGTCTTCGCGTTCGACCGCGGGGGACGCACGACCGTCTTCGCCACGCGCTGA
- the cydB gene encoding cytochrome d ubiquinol oxidase subunit II: MLETWYVIAALMFAIYVALDGFDLGAGIVSPFVARSDPERRQVLAAIGPYWDGNEVWLLAAGGALFVAFPRVLASGISGFYFAIFLLLWCLLGRGIAIEFRSHVVEPLWRAAWDFVFAAASTLLAVFFGAAFGNLMRGVSLDRDGWFALPLFTDWSARDPVGILDWYTVLTGVFALLALGAHGATFLAWKTDGPVHDRSRRAARRLWIAVAVLWPVVTAASHVVNSSLFPGMGRRWLAIAAALFAIAGIVAVFVRLARGGDFGAFLGSCAFLLGIIGASAASYFPVMLRATGGDALSLTAYTGGGDEAGLRIALRWFLVGAPLALIYLGVVIWLHRGKAVAAAEGEGY, encoded by the coding sequence ATGCTTGAGACCTGGTACGTCATCGCTGCGCTGATGTTTGCGATCTACGTGGCGCTCGACGGCTTCGACCTGGGGGCGGGCATCGTCTCGCCCTTCGTGGCGCGGAGCGACCCCGAGCGGCGTCAAGTGCTGGCGGCCATCGGCCCGTACTGGGACGGCAATGAGGTGTGGCTGCTCGCGGCGGGCGGCGCGCTGTTCGTGGCGTTCCCACGGGTGCTCGCCTCCGGCATCTCGGGCTTCTACTTCGCGATCTTCCTCCTGCTCTGGTGCCTGCTCGGGCGCGGCATCGCCATCGAATTCCGGAGTCACGTGGTCGAGCCCCTGTGGCGCGCCGCCTGGGACTTCGTCTTCGCGGCGGCCAGCACCCTGCTCGCGGTGTTCTTCGGCGCCGCGTTCGGCAATCTCATGCGCGGTGTCTCCCTGGATCGCGACGGGTGGTTCGCGCTGCCGCTCTTCACCGACTGGAGCGCGCGCGACCCCGTGGGGATCCTCGACTGGTACACGGTCCTGACCGGGGTGTTCGCTCTGCTGGCCCTCGGGGCCCATGGCGCGACGTTCCTCGCCTGGAAGACCGACGGGCCGGTGCACGACCGCAGCCGCCGGGCGGCGCGGCGACTCTGGATCGCGGTGGCGGTGCTCTGGCCCGTGGTGACCGCGGCGAGTCACGTGGTGAATTCCTCGCTGTTTCCGGGCATGGGCCGCCGCTGGCTCGCCATCGCCGCCGCGCTCTTCGCGATTGCCGGCATCGTGGCCGTCTTCGTCCGCCTCGCGCGGGGCGGCGACTTCGGAGCCTTCCTCGGCTCGTGCGCGTTCCTGCTCGGCATCATCGGGGCCAGCGCCGCCTCGTACTTCCCGGTGATGCTGCGCGCGACCGGAGGCGACGCGCTGTCCCTCACCGCCTACACGGGCGGCGGCGACGAGGCGGGGCTCAGGATCGCGCTGCGCTGGTTCCTCGTCGGAGCGCCGCTCGCGTTGATCTATCTGGGTGTCGTGATCTGGCTGCATCGCGGCAAGGCGGTTGCCGCCGCGGAGGGCGAAGGGTACTAG
- a CDS encoding cytochrome ubiquinol oxidase subunit I, producing MDDALVFHRLQFAFTIVYHYLFPQLTMGLALLIVIMKALGLRQGGERWNDAARFWIRIFGINFAVGVVTGIPMEFQFGTNWAKFSRHAGSVIGQTLAMEGLFAFFLESSFLFLLVWGERRLSKIGHFLAAVALFLGSWLSGYFIIATNAFMQYPVGHAVAADGTLRLVDFWAFVLSPWAIVQYAHNMVAAVVTGAFVMAAVGAYYTLTRRHLPTAGLFLRLGVTAALVASVLVTVTGDRQAKLVARHQPVALAAMEGRFESGAHAGLNVIGQPNVSARRLDNPVVIPWVLSFLAFGTFQAPVQGLDAFPRDDWPDNIELLYYSFHIMAGLGTILTAIAFVAVLLWWAGRLERSRPMLWILMLAFPLPYIANTVGWMTAELGRQPWLIFGVFRTAQGASPTVHAGTVLFTLIGFCGLYLALGILFLFLIGREIAHGPAPLSPAGRGHVEPVHA from the coding sequence ATGGATGACGCGCTCGTCTTTCATCGCCTGCAGTTCGCGTTCACCATCGTCTACCACTATCTCTTCCCGCAGCTCACCATGGGGCTGGCCCTTCTCATCGTGATCATGAAGGCGCTGGGCCTCCGCCAAGGCGGCGAGCGCTGGAACGACGCGGCGCGCTTCTGGATCCGCATCTTCGGGATCAACTTCGCGGTCGGCGTCGTCACCGGCATCCCCATGGAGTTCCAGTTCGGCACGAACTGGGCGAAGTTCAGCCGCCACGCGGGCAGCGTGATCGGCCAGACTCTAGCGATGGAGGGGCTCTTCGCGTTCTTTCTCGAGTCGAGCTTCCTCTTCCTCCTGGTCTGGGGCGAGCGGCGGCTCTCGAAGATCGGCCACTTCCTCGCCGCGGTCGCGCTCTTTCTCGGGAGCTGGCTCTCGGGCTACTTCATCATCGCGACCAATGCCTTCATGCAGTACCCGGTGGGCCACGCGGTGGCCGCCGACGGGACGCTGCGCCTCGTGGACTTCTGGGCGTTCGTGCTGAGCCCGTGGGCGATCGTGCAGTACGCCCACAACATGGTCGCCGCCGTCGTGACCGGCGCGTTCGTGATGGCCGCCGTCGGCGCCTACTACACGCTGACCCGACGCCATCTGCCCACCGCCGGTCTCTTCCTTCGCCTCGGCGTGACGGCCGCGCTCGTGGCCAGCGTGCTCGTGACGGTGACCGGCGACCGGCAGGCCAAGCTGGTGGCGCGCCATCAGCCAGTGGCGCTCGCCGCCATGGAGGGGCGTTTCGAGAGTGGCGCGCACGCGGGGCTCAACGTCATCGGCCAGCCGAACGTGTCCGCGCGCCGGCTGGACAATCCCGTCGTGATTCCCTGGGTGCTCTCGTTCCTCGCCTTCGGCACCTTCCAGGCCCCGGTCCAGGGCCTGGACGCCTTCCCGCGTGACGACTGGCCCGACAACATCGAGCTGCTCTACTACTCGTTCCACATCATGGCGGGCCTGGGCACCATTCTCACCGCGATCGCCTTCGTCGCCGTCCTGCTCTGGTGGGCGGGGCGCCTCGAGCGGAGCCGCCCCATGCTGTGGATCCTCATGCTCGCCTTCCCGCTCCCCTACATCGCCAACACCGTCGGGTGGATGACCGCCGAGCTCGGCCGTCAGCCCTGGCTCATCTTCGGCGTCTTCCGCACCGCGCAGGGCGCGAGCCCCACCGTCCATGCGGGGACCGTGCTCTTCACCCTGATCGGCTTCTGCGGCCTCTATCTCGCCCTCGGCATCCTGTTCCTGTTCCTGATCGGGCGCGAGATCGCCCATGGCCCGGCGCCGCTGTCACCGGCCGGGCGCGGCCACGTGGAGCCCGTGCATGCTTGA
- a CDS encoding glucosidase, translating into MTAELDRLEQARTRNVPWRKWGPYLSERQWGTVREDYSDSGDAWNYFSHDQARSRAYRWGEDGLAGISDDQQTLCFALALWNGRDPILKERLFGLTNSEGNHGEDVKEYYFYLDSTPTHSYMKYLYKYPQAAYPYSDLVETNRTRGRLAMEYELLDTGVFNQDRYFDIFVEYAKASPDDILVQITVENRGPEAAALHVLPTLWFRNTWSWGRDATRPLLRQDAPGAIGATHATLGARRLSCDGAPPLLFTENETNTERLFNAPNRTPFVKDGIDTCIVHGRLEAVNPQQEGTKAAAHYQITVGGGQSRTLRLRLHDASVATPFADFDAVMRARREEADAFYATVIPKTLDADAANVMRQALAGMLWSKQFYYYDVDRWLEERGADPFKPHRRAAPRNEHWHHVYNADIISMPDKWEYPWYAAWDLAFHVLALTLVDEDFGKHQLDLMLQEPYLHPSGQIPAYEWNFGDVNPPVHAWSTIFTYTLERVRRGQGDLEWLERAFQKLALNFTWWVNRKDRAGNNAFEGGFLGLDNIGVFDRSAPLPTGGYLEQADGTAWMALFCQNMVEIAAELTMHRPVYADMALKFVEHFLWIGVALMRAGEGVGMWDEEDGFFYDVLRLPDGRAERLKVRSMVGLLPMCAVTVFDGRVLEQFPEMRERLGRFLEGRQELRGFIHDPVKLGHKGRRLAAVLNEARLRRILATMLDEKEFLSPYGIRAVSRHHQDHPYVFHVSGQEYRVSYLPAESDSGMFGGNSNWRGPIWMPVNALIIRALLQYYMYYGDEFTIECPTGSGRRMTLYQVAEEIARRLSSIFLRDKDGRRPVYGGAKKFQEDPHWRDYLQFYEYFHGDNGAGLGASHQTGWTGVVARGMHLFATSSAEEFLEFGKAAGAMELDPLKAAALAEAARNRGR; encoded by the coding sequence ATGACCGCTGAGCTGGATCGCTTGGAGCAAGCCCGAACCCGAAACGTGCCGTGGCGCAAGTGGGGGCCGTATCTCTCCGAGCGGCAGTGGGGCACGGTGCGCGAGGACTACAGCGACTCCGGAGACGCGTGGAACTACTTCAGCCACGACCAGGCGCGGTCGCGCGCGTATCGGTGGGGCGAGGACGGCCTCGCCGGCATCTCCGACGATCAGCAGACCCTGTGCTTCGCCCTGGCCCTCTGGAACGGCAGGGACCCGATCCTCAAGGAGCGGCTGTTCGGGCTGACCAACAGCGAGGGGAATCACGGCGAGGACGTCAAGGAGTACTACTTCTACCTTGACTCCACCCCGACCCACTCGTACATGAAGTATCTCTACAAGTACCCGCAGGCCGCGTATCCCTACTCGGATCTCGTCGAGACGAACCGGACACGCGGCCGGCTCGCCATGGAGTACGAGCTGCTCGACACCGGCGTGTTCAATCAGGACCGGTACTTCGACATCTTCGTCGAGTACGCCAAGGCCTCGCCCGACGACATCCTCGTCCAGATCACCGTGGAAAACCGCGGGCCGGAGGCGGCGGCGCTGCACGTCCTGCCGACGCTGTGGTTCCGCAACACATGGTCCTGGGGCCGAGACGCGACACGGCCCCTGCTCCGGCAGGACGCCCCTGGGGCGATCGGCGCCACCCACGCCACCCTCGGCGCTCGGCGCCTCTCCTGCGACGGCGCGCCGCCGCTGCTCTTCACCGAAAACGAGACGAACACGGAGCGGCTCTTCAACGCGCCCAACCGCACGCCGTTCGTCAAGGACGGCATCGACACCTGCATCGTTCACGGCCGGCTGGAGGCGGTGAATCCCCAGCAGGAGGGCACCAAAGCGGCCGCCCACTACCAGATCACGGTGGGGGGCGGACAGTCGCGGACACTGCGTCTTCGCCTGCACGATGCCTCCGTGGCTACTCCCTTCGCGGACTTCGATGCCGTGATGCGCGCGCGCCGCGAGGAGGCGGACGCCTTCTACGCCACCGTCATCCCGAAGACGCTGGATGCCGACGCCGCCAACGTGATGCGTCAGGCCCTGGCCGGCATGCTCTGGTCGAAGCAGTTCTACTACTACGACGTCGACCGCTGGCTCGAGGAGCGCGGGGCCGACCCCTTCAAGCCACACCGGCGTGCCGCCCCACGAAACGAGCACTGGCATCACGTGTACAACGCCGACATCATCTCGATGCCGGACAAGTGGGAATACCCCTGGTATGCGGCGTGGGACCTGGCCTTCCACGTGCTCGCCCTCACCTTGGTGGACGAGGACTTCGGCAAGCATCAGCTCGACCTGATGCTGCAGGAGCCCTACCTCCATCCCAGCGGGCAGATCCCTGCCTACGAGTGGAACTTCGGCGATGTCAACCCTCCCGTGCATGCCTGGTCCACCATCTTCACGTACACCCTCGAGCGCGTGCGGCGTGGCCAGGGGGATCTCGAGTGGCTCGAGCGCGCCTTCCAAAAGCTGGCGCTGAACTTCACCTGGTGGGTGAATCGCAAGGACCGCGCCGGCAACAATGCCTTCGAGGGCGGGTTCCTGGGCCTGGACAATATTGGGGTATTCGACCGCAGCGCGCCGCTCCCCACCGGAGGCTATCTCGAGCAGGCCGACGGCACCGCGTGGATGGCGCTCTTCTGCCAGAACATGGTCGAGATCGCGGCCGAGCTGACGATGCACCGGCCCGTCTATGCGGACATGGCCCTCAAGTTCGTCGAGCATTTCCTCTGGATCGGGGTCGCCCTGATGCGCGCCGGCGAAGGGGTGGGGATGTGGGACGAGGAGGACGGGTTCTTCTACGACGTGCTCCGGCTGCCCGACGGCCGGGCCGAGCGGCTGAAAGTGCGCTCCATGGTGGGGCTGCTCCCCATGTGCGCCGTCACCGTCTTCGACGGGCGGGTGCTTGAGCAATTTCCGGAGATGCGCGAGCGCCTCGGCCGATTCCTCGAAGGGCGCCAGGAGCTACGGGGCTTCATCCACGATCCGGTCAAGCTCGGACACAAGGGCCGGCGGCTCGCCGCGGTGCTGAACGAGGCCCGCCTCCGCCGGATTCTGGCCACGATGCTCGACGAGAAGGAGTTCTTGAGCCCCTACGGCATCCGGGCGGTGTCCCGGCACCACCAGGACCACCCGTACGTCTTCCACGTGAGCGGCCAGGAGTACCGCGTGTCGTATCTGCCCGCGGAGTCCGACAGCGGCATGTTCGGCGGCAACTCCAACTGGCGTGGGCCCATCTGGATGCCCGTGAACGCGCTGATCATCCGGGCCCTGCTCCAGTACTACATGTACTACGGCGACGAGTTCACCATCGAGTGCCCCACCGGCAGCGGCCGGCGAATGACGCTCTATCAGGTCGCCGAGGAGATCGCGCGCCGGCTCAGCAGCATCTTCCTGCGGGACAAGGACGGGCGGCGACCGGTGTACGGAGGTGCGAAGAAGTTCCAGGAGGACCCCCACTGGCGGGACTATCTGCAGTTCTACGAGTACTTCCACGGGGACAACGGGGCCGGCCTGGGCGCGAGCCACCAGACCGGCTGGACCGGCGTCGTCGCGAGAGGCATGCATCTCTTCGCCACGAGCTCGGCCGAAGAATTCCTCGAGTTCGGCAAGGCCGCGGGGGCCATGGAGCTGGATCCGCTGAAGGCTGCCGCCCTCGCCGAAGCGGCGCGCAACCGAGGACGCTGA
- a CDS encoding alpha-amylase family glycosyl hydrolase, translated as MGEPLYPSLYQVNTRVWLTERARVLGRAATLDDIPDAELDRVAAMGFDWVWLLSVWQTGEAGRRISRANPEWRREFEETLPDLREEDIGGSGFAITGYTVAAALGGDAALARVRKRLRERGLRLMLDFVPNHTGLDHPWVDDHPEYYVPGSETERARAPQNYVWVKGKYGERVLAHGRDPYFSGWPDTLQLDYSSPATQAAMAGELSRICQQCDGVRCDMAMLVLPDVFERTWGRRALSFWPEVTRRVRDRAPGFRFMAEVYWDLEWTMLQQGFDYAYDKRLYDRLREGHARPVREHLHAGLDYQAKLARFLENHDEPRAAATFPPAMHEAAAVVTFLSPGLRFLHQGQIEGRAKRISPHLVRGPRELLDDARQKFYLRLLTVLAQPTVRDGEWRLLECAPAWDGNWTWDGFIVWSWEGPGGQRRLVAVNYSGNQAQCYVLLPYPDLAGRSVRLQDLLSAARYDRDGHELASRGLYLDLPAWGYHAFEVTSR; from the coding sequence GTGGGCGAGCCGCTCTACCCTTCGCTCTATCAGGTCAACACGCGCGTCTGGCTCACCGAGCGGGCGCGCGTGCTGGGGCGTGCGGCCACGCTCGACGACATCCCGGACGCCGAGCTGGACCGCGTGGCTGCGATGGGATTCGACTGGGTGTGGCTGCTCAGCGTGTGGCAAACGGGAGAGGCGGGCCGCCGAATCTCGCGCGCCAATCCCGAGTGGCGCCGGGAGTTCGAGGAGACGCTCCCCGATCTTCGGGAGGAGGACATCGGGGGGTCGGGATTTGCGATCACGGGCTACACGGTGGCCGCGGCGCTGGGGGGCGACGCGGCGCTGGCGCGGGTACGCAAGCGCCTGCGCGAGCGAGGCCTCCGGCTGATGCTCGACTTCGTCCCCAATCACACGGGTCTCGACCACCCCTGGGTGGACGACCACCCCGAATACTACGTGCCCGGCTCCGAGACCGAACGCGCGCGGGCGCCGCAGAACTATGTCTGGGTCAAGGGAAAGTACGGCGAGCGCGTGCTGGCCCACGGCCGCGATCCGTATTTTTCCGGGTGGCCGGACACGTTACAGCTTGACTACAGCAGTCCCGCTACCCAGGCGGCGATGGCCGGCGAGCTGTCGAGGATCTGCCAGCAGTGCGACGGCGTGCGCTGCGACATGGCCATGCTCGTCCTGCCCGACGTCTTCGAGCGGACCTGGGGCCGTCGGGCGCTGTCCTTCTGGCCCGAGGTGACGAGGCGGGTGCGCGACCGGGCGCCCGGCTTCCGCTTCATGGCCGAGGTCTACTGGGACCTCGAGTGGACGATGCTCCAGCAGGGCTTCGACTACGCCTACGACAAGCGGCTCTACGACCGCCTCCGCGAGGGCCACGCGCGCCCCGTGCGCGAGCATCTCCATGCCGGGCTCGACTACCAGGCGAAGCTGGCTCGCTTCCTGGAGAATCACGACGAGCCCCGCGCCGCCGCGACGTTCCCGCCCGCGATGCACGAGGCCGCCGCCGTCGTCACGTTCCTGTCCCCGGGGCTGCGGTTCCTCCATCAGGGGCAGATCGAGGGCCGGGCGAAGCGGATCTCCCCGCACCTGGTTCGGGGCCCGCGCGAGCTCCTGGACGACGCCCGGCAGAAATTCTACCTGCGGCTGCTGACGGTGCTCGCACAGCCTACCGTGCGTGACGGCGAGTGGCGCCTGCTCGAATGCGCACCGGCATGGGACGGAAACTGGACCTGGGACGGCTTCATCGTCTGGTCCTGGGAGGGGCCGGGCGGCCAGCGGCGCCTCGTCGCCGTCAACTACTCGGGCAATCAGGCCCAGTGCTATGTCCTCCTGCCGTACCCAGACCTGGCCGGCCGCTCCGTCCGGCTCCAGGATCTGCTGAGCGCTGCCCGCTACGATCGCGATGGGCACGAGCTCGCCTCACGCGGTCTCTATCTCGACCTGCCCGCCTGGGGCTATCACGCCTTCGAGGTCACGTCACGATGA
- a CDS encoding OprD family outer membrane porin: MTFGLSFLVTTTVWSSACAEDAPPPPLFPPDEPPIERLFDPLQKKLQASPLPTFLKDSDLKVHFRTYYFNRNKTDDSKNEALATGGWISFQSGWLADTFAMGATLYGSAKLYGPEDRDGTLLLKPSQESYYVPGEAWGALKYQDYVILKGYRQQVDQGYINPADNRMTPNTFQGVTVGGKVGWVQYLGGYLFKIKPRNADEFISMSEQAGARDSDEGVAFGGVRLTPLPGLRFDLHNDYGVNTFNTIYTEAVYEIPLDAMKVRLGAQFTDQRAVGDALLAPTTDGRHWSTQHGGGRAQFIIGDLTLTGAFSFTAKGNNIQTPWGSFPGYLSMIDQDFNRAGEKAFLIGAAYDFSNIITKGLSANMNLVWGKDAINPTTGRDAPDQGEYDLTVDYRPPFKWPAFLQGVWFRARGAINTQQDARATGYQFRLIINWERDLI; encoded by the coding sequence TTGACGTTCGGACTCTCGTTCCTCGTCACCACCACCGTCTGGTCTTCCGCGTGCGCCGAGGATGCGCCGCCGCCCCCTCTGTTCCCTCCGGACGAACCTCCGATCGAACGGCTCTTCGATCCGCTGCAGAAGAAGCTCCAGGCAAGCCCGCTCCCCACGTTCCTGAAAGACAGCGACCTCAAGGTGCATTTCCGCACCTACTACTTCAACCGCAACAAGACCGACGACTCGAAGAACGAGGCGCTCGCGACCGGAGGCTGGATCTCGTTTCAGTCGGGCTGGCTGGCCGACACCTTCGCGATGGGAGCCACCCTTTACGGCTCGGCCAAGCTCTACGGGCCGGAGGATCGGGACGGCACGCTTCTGCTCAAGCCGAGCCAGGAGAGCTACTACGTGCCCGGCGAGGCCTGGGGCGCGCTGAAATACCAGGACTACGTGATCCTCAAGGGCTATCGCCAGCAGGTGGACCAGGGCTATATCAATCCCGCGGACAACCGCATGACGCCCAACACCTTCCAGGGCGTCACGGTGGGCGGCAAGGTCGGCTGGGTCCAGTACCTCGGCGGCTATCTCTTCAAGATCAAGCCGAGGAACGCGGATGAATTCATTAGCATGTCCGAGCAGGCCGGCGCGAGGGACAGCGACGAAGGGGTCGCGTTCGGAGGCGTGCGCCTTACCCCCCTGCCGGGGCTCCGCTTCGACCTCCACAACGACTACGGCGTCAACACGTTCAACACCATCTACACGGAGGCGGTCTACGAGATCCCGCTCGACGCCATGAAGGTTCGGCTCGGGGCGCAGTTCACCGACCAGCGGGCCGTCGGCGACGCCCTGCTCGCGCCCACGACCGACGGTCGCCACTGGAGCACGCAGCACGGCGGCGGGCGTGCACAGTTCATCATCGGCGACCTTACCCTGACCGGGGCGTTCTCCTTCACGGCCAAGGGCAACAACATCCAGACCCCCTGGGGCTCCTTCCCGGGCTATCTCTCGATGATCGATCAGGACTTCAACCGGGCTGGCGAGAAGGCGTTCCTCATCGGCGCCGCCTACGACTTCTCGAACATCATCACCAAGGGCTTGAGCGCGAACATGAACCTCGTCTGGGGTAAGGACGCCATCAATCCCACCACGGGGAGAGACGCCCCGGATCAGGGCGAGTATGACCTCACCGTGGACTATCGCCCGCCCTTCAAGTGGCCGGCGTTTCTCCAGGGCGTGTGGTTCCGGGCGCGCGGAGCGATCAACACGCAGCAAGACGCGAGGGCGACGGGCTATCAGTTCCGACTGATCATCAACTGGGAGCGAGATCTGATCTGA